Proteins encoded by one window of Elusimicrobiota bacterium:
- the clsC gene encoding Cardiolipin synthase C, producing the protein MKERRPSMPFVCRWSTIVFFFFAGCATLPKDFNATPSTAPSREEKTTLREIFKPDSEAHPGQSGFVLLNTGRDAFLSRIALTETAERGIDAQYFIWNGDRCGTILMQRLVKAADRGVRVRLLLDDLTTHGKDLAMVALNQHPNIEIRLFNPLGRRYYLGLFRTMSLAFHAGRMTNRMHNKIFAVDNQIAILGGRNIGDEYFGLDKRSNFRDMDLLIIGKDVGDISSAFDGYWNSPWSIPYEVYKKKVLSDKSLKKKMEKLEKEFVQKEKNFPYPLDWSREAVLKILGDNRSAFVWGKSEVVCDPPDKAWKKAKRGESKSEVLNTLIDVGQAAKKDMLIISPYLIISDEAVKKFGQTVQRGVSVRILTNSLKSTDAVPVVAMYRTFRKDLMKQGPQLYEMRPDAGSRALYSLDPMMKKRMSLHAKAVVYDQETVFIGTFNIDPRSEYLNTEVGLLVYSPEFAKKVTEAIQFDLLPENSYRLRVTPKGKDVEWVCVEKGKEKIYSTDPHAGPWIRFEAWFLSLLPIKNQL; encoded by the coding sequence ATGAAGGAGCGTCGACCCTCGATGCCATTCGTCTGCCGATGGTCAACTATTGTTTTCTTTTTCTTCGCGGGGTGCGCGACCCTTCCTAAAGATTTTAACGCCACGCCCTCCACCGCCCCGTCACGGGAAGAGAAAACCACGCTCCGTGAGATATTCAAGCCCGACAGCGAGGCCCACCCTGGCCAATCGGGTTTTGTGCTGCTCAACACCGGCCGTGATGCCTTTCTATCCCGGATTGCTTTGACTGAAACGGCAGAACGTGGCATCGACGCCCAGTATTTCATTTGGAATGGGGATCGGTGTGGCACCATTCTCATGCAGAGATTGGTGAAGGCGGCCGACCGTGGCGTGCGCGTCCGGCTTTTGTTGGATGATTTGACCACCCACGGAAAAGATTTGGCGATGGTGGCGCTCAACCAACATCCCAATATTGAAATCCGACTTTTTAATCCGCTGGGGCGCCGGTACTATCTCGGGCTTTTTCGAACAATGTCTCTCGCATTTCATGCGGGGCGGATGACCAACCGCATGCACAATAAAATCTTCGCGGTCGATAACCAGATAGCGATTCTCGGCGGGCGAAACATCGGCGACGAATATTTTGGTTTAGATAAGCGTTCAAATTTTCGAGACATGGACCTTCTAATCATCGGGAAAGATGTGGGGGATATCTCGTCTGCTTTTGATGGATATTGGAACAGTCCATGGTCCATTCCTTATGAGGTCTACAAAAAGAAAGTGCTTTCCGATAAATCGTTAAAGAAAAAAATGGAAAAGCTTGAGAAAGAGTTTGTTCAAAAGGAAAAAAATTTCCCTTATCCCCTGGATTGGAGCCGTGAAGCGGTGCTAAAAATTCTGGGGGACAACCGCTCGGCGTTTGTATGGGGAAAATCAGAGGTGGTTTGCGATCCTCCCGACAAGGCGTGGAAAAAAGCGAAGCGCGGCGAAAGCAAATCGGAAGTACTAAACACCCTCATAGACGTCGGCCAAGCCGCCAAGAAAGATATGCTGATTATTTCGCCTTATTTAATTATTTCCGATGAGGCGGTTAAGAAATTCGGGCAAACCGTTCAGCGCGGCGTATCAGTTCGTATTCTCACAAACTCCCTCAAATCCACCGATGCGGTTCCCGTGGTCGCCATGTACCGGACTTTTCGAAAGGATTTGATGAAACAAGGGCCTCAACTTTACGAGATGCGGCCGGATGCCGGCTCCCGCGCTCTCTACTCGCTGGACCCAATGATGAAAAAACGCATGAGCCTCCACGCCAAGGCGGTGGTGTACGACCAGGAAACGGTGTTTATCGGGACCTTCAATATTGATCCGCGATCGGAGTATCTCAATACCGAGGTGGGCCTGCTGGTTTACAGCCCGGAGTTCGCCAAAAAAGTTACAGAGGCCATCCAATTTGATTTGTTGCCCGAGAACAGTTACCGGTTGCGGGTCACACCCAAAGGAAAGGATGTGGAATGGGTTTGTGTGGAAAAGGGAAAAGAAAAGATTTATTCAACCGATCCCCATGCCGGCCCATGGATTCGTTTTGAGGCTTGGTTTTTGTCATTGCTCCCCATCAAGAACCAACTATGA
- the sasA_7 gene encoding Adaptive-response sensory-kinase SasA yields the protein MGVMNTDITESIESNDLCESKAQCHHIDDRVQFEELISSLASRFITVTNSDLCSVIKESLKLIGSCLNAELCRIGMLSDQGKRARTAYSWRSPKLERRSVHRFDEDPSEKDFPWAVSQMLQGKVAVMKSVDDLPAEAAIDKKSSLRRGEKSWILVPLKNGTRTIGGLAITKLSEPCNWPDFVVRRLQVVGDILGNTLARVEAEESLKKQEEEQVKLRSMIYRATRVSAMGEMTAAISHEINQPLTAILTNAQAAQRFLAMKTPSLDEFRDITRDIVKDIKRAKDVILKLRSLFQQADIELLPLDLNPVITELIPLFQSQTVIHQIELNTELESGLPVVKGDRIQLQQVLLNLILNAIDSMKGSNARELRIISHRKGEDVCVKVSDSGPGISKESMKNLFDPFFTTKKDGMGMGLAISKAIIKAHGGQIGAENNPKRGATFFITLPALSQNVNGVST from the coding sequence ATGGGCGTTATGAATACCGATATCACTGAATCCATAGAGTCAAATGACCTTTGTGAATCTAAGGCGCAATGCCACCATATTGATGACCGGGTTCAGTTCGAAGAACTCATTTCCAGTCTTGCCTCCCGTTTCATAACTGTTACCAATTCTGACCTCTGTTCCGTCATAAAAGAAAGTCTCAAATTGATCGGAAGTTGCCTGAACGCCGAGTTGTGCAGAATTGGAATGCTTTCTGATCAAGGAAAAAGAGCTCGAACGGCTTACAGTTGGCGATCTCCAAAGTTGGAAAGAAGATCTGTGCATAGATTTGACGAAGATCCCAGTGAAAAAGATTTTCCTTGGGCTGTCTCACAAATGCTTCAAGGAAAAGTGGCCGTTATGAAAAGCGTGGATGATCTGCCTGCTGAGGCTGCCATTGATAAAAAGTCCAGTTTGCGTCGAGGAGAGAAATCTTGGATTCTCGTTCCCCTCAAAAATGGAACTCGGACCATCGGTGGCTTGGCCATCACCAAACTCTCGGAGCCCTGCAACTGGCCGGACTTCGTCGTTCGCAGACTTCAGGTGGTTGGAGATATTTTGGGAAACACGTTGGCACGCGTTGAAGCGGAAGAATCGCTTAAGAAACAAGAAGAAGAGCAAGTTAAACTTCGCAGCATGATTTACCGCGCCACTCGGGTGTCCGCCATGGGAGAGATGACCGCGGCCATCTCTCATGAAATAAATCAACCGTTAACGGCCATCTTAACCAATGCTCAAGCCGCTCAGCGGTTTCTCGCCATGAAGACCCCTTCGCTTGATGAGTTTCGAGACATAACGCGTGACATTGTTAAAGATATTAAGAGGGCCAAAGATGTAATTCTTAAGCTGAGGTCTTTGTTTCAGCAAGCGGACATTGAGTTGCTCCCCCTTGATTTAAATCCAGTCATTACCGAATTGATCCCGCTTTTTCAAAGCCAGACAGTGATACATCAAATTGAATTAAATACCGAACTTGAGTCCGGACTGCCCGTGGTGAAAGGGGATCGAATTCAGCTTCAACAAGTCCTGCTCAATCTCATTCTTAACGCCATCGATTCCATGAAGGGTTCGAACGCTCGTGAATTGAGAATTATTTCACATCGGAAGGGAGAGGACGTCTGTGTCAAAGTGTCCGATTCAGGGCCCGGGATCTCCAAAGAGAGTATGAAGAATTTATTTGATCCGTTTTTTACCACCAAAAAAGACGGGATGGGCATGGGCCTCGCCATTAGCAAAGCCATTATCAAGGCCCATGGCGGACAAATTGGCGCTGAAAACAATCCGAAGCGGGGGGCGACGTTTTTTATAACCCTGCCAGCCTTGAGCCAAAACGTGAATGGCGTATCCACATGA
- the dnrC gene encoding Aklanonic acid methyltransferase DnrC: MKKKSASETNFKRAVQEAFDEASIGYDKPAMRFFDNSAENVVRQLSLKGDEHVLDVATGTGKIALALARRLKSGTVTGIDMSTGMLAVARKKAREAGLKNISFQQVEVDAVAYPPKSFDGMTCGFGVHFWSNMEKSLARLIGMVKDKGFVSITSFAKGSFEPHSDLCLKRFARYGVKLPDSYTWERLDHPEKNKKILEAVGLKNIQMKNNQVGYHLKSAEEWWDLVLFTGFRAFLNQLTKDQVARFKEEFMREVKSTATAQGILLNVEVITAVGVVT; this comes from the coding sequence ATGAAAAAAAAGAGTGCCTCCGAAACCAACTTTAAAAGAGCGGTTCAAGAAGCTTTTGATGAAGCTTCCATTGGCTATGACAAACCGGCGATGCGTTTCTTTGATAACAGCGCCGAGAATGTGGTCCGTCAACTATCTCTGAAGGGTGATGAACATGTTCTCGATGTGGCGACCGGTACTGGAAAAATAGCATTGGCCTTGGCGCGGCGGTTGAAGAGCGGTACGGTGACCGGAATTGATATGTCGACTGGAATGTTAGCGGTGGCTCGAAAAAAGGCGCGCGAGGCGGGTCTGAAAAATATTTCGTTCCAACAAGTGGAAGTCGATGCGGTCGCTTATCCGCCCAAGAGCTTTGATGGGATGACCTGTGGCTTTGGCGTGCACTTTTGGTCAAACATGGAGAAGTCGCTGGCGCGCTTAATAGGAATGGTGAAAGACAAGGGGTTCGTGTCCATCACGAGTTTTGCGAAAGGCTCCTTCGAACCTCATTCGGATCTTTGTTTGAAGCGATTTGCTCGTTATGGTGTGAAATTACCCGATTCCTACACCTGGGAGCGTCTTGATCATCCGGAAAAAAATAAAAAAATCCTTGAGGCGGTGGGATTGAAAAATATTCAGATGAAAAATAATCAGGTGGGTTACCATTTGAAGAGCGCCGAGGAATGGTGGGACTTGGTTCTTTTTACGGGATTCCGTGCCTTTTTGAATCAGCTGACGAAGGACCAGGTCGCTCGATTTAAAGAAGAATTTATGCGGGAAGTGAAATCCACCGCGACGGCGCAAGGAATATTATTAAACGTTGAGGTTATTACGGCTGTTGGTGTGGTGACATGA
- the glsA1 gene encoding Glutaminase 1 codes for MIKEEPNMLMKFDSGRGAIRSLVAIVFMLATATSFAADLKKTEVDAALNQAYTKYKGLQEGKNADYIPALAKVPSQYFGIALVTVDGKVYTIGDIDKLFSIQSISKVFTMAQVMQESGEDVIEKGVGVDATGQVFNSIVAVEQYRGHEMNPLVNPGAITTTSNVKGATADEVWAKILGIHSDCAGRPLEVNQEVYKSEADTNQRNRAIGALMYAYGLIKEKHEQAVDLYTRQCSINVNAKDLGMMAATLANGGKNPVTKKQVIDQKHIPGILAVMSTAGLYDDSGKWLFMTGLPGKSGVGGGIIAVSPGKFGIAAFSPPLDAAGNSVRAQKAITDISKRLNGNPYKIAPK; via the coding sequence ATGATTAAGGAGGAACCAAATATGTTGATGAAATTTGATTCAGGAAGAGGGGCGATTAGAAGTCTGGTCGCCATTGTGTTCATGCTGGCAACGGCCACGTCTTTCGCGGCTGATCTCAAGAAAACGGAGGTCGACGCCGCCCTCAACCAGGCTTACACGAAATACAAAGGATTGCAGGAAGGGAAAAACGCCGACTACATTCCCGCCTTGGCCAAAGTGCCGTCGCAGTATTTCGGCATCGCGTTGGTGACTGTGGACGGCAAGGTGTACACCATAGGGGATATAGATAAATTGTTTTCAATTCAGTCCATTTCCAAAGTGTTCACGATGGCGCAAGTCATGCAGGAGTCCGGAGAGGATGTAATTGAAAAGGGCGTTGGCGTTGATGCCACCGGGCAGGTTTTCAACTCGATTGTGGCTGTTGAGCAATACCGCGGCCATGAGATGAACCCGCTGGTCAACCCTGGCGCGATCACCACCACCAGCAACGTCAAAGGAGCGACGGCGGATGAAGTGTGGGCCAAGATTCTCGGTATTCACAGCGATTGCGCGGGCCGTCCCTTGGAGGTCAATCAAGAGGTTTACAAATCCGAGGCTGACACCAATCAGCGCAACCGCGCCATTGGTGCGCTCATGTACGCTTATGGCCTCATTAAAGAAAAACACGAACAGGCTGTTGACCTCTATACGCGCCAATGCTCCATCAATGTGAACGCCAAAGACTTGGGGATGATGGCCGCAACCTTGGCCAATGGCGGCAAGAACCCCGTTACGAAAAAACAGGTGATCGATCAAAAACATATCCCGGGCATTCTGGCTGTCATGTCGACGGCAGGACTCTATGACGATTCTGGAAAATGGCTGTTTATGACCGGGCTTCCCGGTAAAAGCGGCGTGGGAGGCGGTATTATTGCCGTGTCCCCAGGAAAATTCGGTATTGCCGCCTTTTCGCCACCGCTGGATGCGGCGGGAAACAGCGTGCGGGCTCAGAAAGCGATCACCGATATCTCGAAGAGACTCAACGGTAATCCGTACAAAATTGCACCGAAGTAA
- the ansA gene encoding putative L-asparaginase yields MGALALFSTAFAQAADKPKVVIVATGGTIAGAAASQTDAGYKSGAVGVDILINAVPQLKDVAQVTGEQIASIGSQDMNDEVWLKLGKRVNEILAKPDVFGVAITHGTDTMEETSYFLHLVVKSDKPVVLTGSMRPSTAMSADGPLNIYNAVAIAADPNAKGRGVLVATDDDIHSAHDIVKTHSTDVATFKSGEAGLIGAVLFGSDVWYRSPAQVHTKMSEFSIDKVNALPRVDIIYAHANMSPDVITSAVKSGAKGLIIAGVGDGNMTAPAAQAVKEVVKKGVIVVRASRTNGGIIRRNIELNDDEFGTVAAMQLIPTKARVLLQLALLKTNDKMKIQDYFNRY; encoded by the coding sequence ATGGGGGCGCTCGCGCTTTTCAGCACGGCCTTTGCGCAAGCCGCGGACAAACCAAAAGTCGTCATCGTTGCCACCGGCGGGACCATTGCCGGAGCGGCGGCCTCGCAAACGGACGCTGGCTACAAATCGGGCGCTGTTGGCGTGGATATTCTCATCAATGCCGTTCCCCAGTTGAAAGACGTGGCGCAAGTCACCGGCGAACAAATTGCCAGCATCGGCAGCCAAGACATGAACGACGAAGTTTGGTTGAAACTTGGTAAACGCGTGAACGAAATACTCGCCAAACCCGACGTCTTTGGCGTGGCCATTACGCATGGCACCGACACCATGGAAGAAACGTCCTACTTTCTTCATCTCGTGGTCAAAAGCGACAAGCCGGTGGTTTTGACGGGATCCATGCGTCCCTCGACCGCGATGAGCGCCGATGGACCGCTCAACATCTACAACGCTGTCGCGATCGCCGCCGACCCGAATGCCAAAGGGCGTGGCGTGTTGGTGGCCACAGACGATGACATCCATTCGGCGCACGACATCGTGAAAACGCACTCCACTGATGTCGCCACTTTCAAGTCCGGCGAAGCGGGCCTCATTGGCGCGGTTTTGTTCGGTTCCGATGTCTGGTACCGAAGCCCCGCCCAAGTTCACACAAAAATGAGTGAGTTCTCCATCGACAAAGTAAACGCGCTGCCCCGAGTGGACATTATCTACGCGCATGCGAACATGTCTCCGGATGTGATCACCTCAGCGGTCAAAAGCGGTGCGAAGGGACTCATCATCGCGGGTGTTGGCGACGGCAACATGACAGCGCCAGCCGCCCAAGCTGTCAAAGAGGTGGTCAAAAAAGGCGTGATTGTCGTCAGAGCTTCCCGGACCAATGGCGGCATTATTCGCCGCAATATCGAACTCAATGACGATGAGTTTGGAACGGTGGCGGCGATGCAGTTGATCCCAACCAAAGCGCGCGTTTTGCTGCAACTCGCGCTTCTTAAGACCAACGATAAAATGAAAATCCAGGATTATTTTAATCGCTACTAA
- the tmoT_2 gene encoding Response regulator protein TmoT, with amino-acid sequence MSQPGKSIFIVDDDESIRNSLRRLFLSAGYMAETFSTGTGFLDSVPMESQGTVIMDIHMPGMDGLQVQNRLREFRSPLKIIFITGHAKPGDREKAMANGAYGFLMKPFDDQSLLSLIHKSQTATQDNEKKPGNTLL; translated from the coding sequence ATGAGTCAACCTGGAAAGTCGATATTTATCGTCGACGATGACGAATCCATCCGAAACTCTCTCCGCCGTCTTTTTTTGTCCGCAGGATATATGGCGGAGACGTTTTCAACGGGAACAGGCTTCCTCGATTCCGTCCCGATGGAATCTCAAGGAACAGTCATTATGGATATTCATATGCCCGGGATGGATGGACTCCAAGTTCAGAACCGTTTGCGTGAATTTCGCTCGCCATTGAAAATAATTTTCATAACGGGACATGCGAAACCGGGCGATCGTGAAAAGGCGATGGCCAACGGAGCCTATGGCTTTTTAATGAAACCTTTTGATGATCAATCTTTACTCAGCCTTATTCACAAAAGCCAAACTGCAACCCAAGATAATGAAAAAAAACCCGGAAACACTCTCCTATGA
- the tmoT_1 gene encoding Response regulator protein TmoT → MPGLNGMDLQEELARRGFSYSIVFITGHGDIKTSVRAMKNGAVDFLSKPYDQQELLDAVKRALAQDSQVHEHQRVLSKVKRSLGNLTERENEVLRWVISGRLNKQIAFSLGVSEKTIKVHRGKVMEKMKASSVADLVRLAEIANISPVPKN, encoded by the coding sequence ATGCCGGGTTTAAATGGAATGGATCTCCAAGAGGAGCTTGCGAGGAGAGGTTTTTCATATTCAATCGTGTTCATTACCGGGCACGGGGATATCAAAACCAGTGTTCGGGCCATGAAAAACGGAGCCGTTGATTTTCTTTCAAAACCCTACGATCAACAAGAACTTTTGGATGCCGTCAAGCGGGCTTTGGCCCAGGACTCACAAGTGCACGAACATCAAAGAGTCCTTTCCAAAGTCAAACGTTCCCTCGGTAACTTAACTGAACGTGAAAATGAAGTGTTGCGTTGGGTTATCTCTGGTCGGCTCAATAAGCAGATTGCTTTCAGTTTGGGGGTCTCTGAAAAAACAATCAAGGTTCATCGTGGGAAGGTGATGGAGAAAATGAAGGCCTCCTCTGTCGCAGATCTTGTTCGTCTCGCCGAAATAGCCAATATCTCCCCGGTCCCCAAAAACTAA